The Candidatus Synechococcus calcipolaris G9 nucleotide sequence GAGATGATTTATTTTGCCCGCCCCGATAGCCTCATGCATGGGGAAAGCCTCTACAGTTATCGTCAACGATTGGGCCAGCAACTTGGGCAAGAGTCCCCAGCGGATGTGGATCTAGTAATTGCGGTTCCCGACTCTGGGGTGCCTGCGGCCATCGGTTATTCCCAGTCCACCGGAATTCCCTATGCCGAAGGCCTCATTAAAAATCGCTACGTGGGTCGTACCTTCATTCAACCCACCCAATCCATGCGGGAATCGGGAATTCGGATGAAACTCAATCCCCTGCGGGATGTCCTAGAAGGTCAGCGCATTGTCATTGTCGATGATTCCATTGTGCGGGGAACCACCAGCCGGAAAATTGTCAGGGCCTTACGGGATGCCGGGGCCCGGGAAGTCCATATGCGGATATCCTCTCCACCAGTGACCCATCCCTGTTTCTACGGCATTGATACGGATAGTCAGGATCAGCTGATTGCTGCCACCAAGACAGTGCGTGACATTGCTGAGCAAATTGGGGTTGAGTCCCTGAGTTATTTAACCTGGCAGGGGATGATTCGTGCTACCCAAGACAGTGGCGATCGCTTCTGTTCTGCCTGCTTTACGGGTGAATATCCGATTCAAATCCCCGATCCGGTGAAGCGGGAAAAGTTACTCCTGGAAAAAATTAGTTGACCCCAACTTAGATTTGTTTTCAGTTCTTGAACCTGCGATCGCCCCAATGGTATCGATATGATTTAATCAAACACTCTTTACCGTCAAATAATTATGGCGATTATTACTGATTTAGCTCAACTGTATGAAACCGATACCATGGAGTGGTTAGAAGCCACAATTAACCTCCTCAAAAATCGTCAATTTGAAATCCTAGACCTCGAAAATCTAATTGAGGAATTAGAAGATTTGGGGAACGAAAAACATCATAGGGTTGAAAGTTTATTAGAGCAAATTATCCGCCATTTATTATTGATAGAATTCTGGGATATGGAACGGGATCATAATATCAATCATTGGCGATCGGAAGTTATTGGTTTCAGAACCCAGCTTAGAAGAAGACTAACGGCAAATTTACGCAATCATCTGAAACAACATATTGATTCCATTTATCAGGATGCTTTTAAGTATGTGAAAGCTAAAACTGGCTTTAATATAGAGTTTCCAGAGAATTGCCCCTACACCCTTGACCAACTATTCGATACGGATTGGTTTCCTGAAATCTTCCCTTAGTTCAATCCGCATAAAAAACTACGTAATGCACCTCTAGCTGGCTACATGTCACCTTATATACCTGTCAAAAGCTTACTCTAGCTACGGTAAGTTAGGACTTTTATTTTCCTCTTTATAATGT carries:
- a CDS encoding DUF29 domain-containing protein, translated to MAIITDLAQLYETDTMEWLEATINLLKNRQFEILDLENLIEELEDLGNEKHHRVESLLEQIIRHLLLIEFWDMERDHNINHWRSEVIGFRTQLRRRLTANLRNHLKQHIDSIYQDAFKYVKAKTGFNIEFPENCPYTLDQLFDTDWFPEIFP